The DNA sequence ATTAAAAAATAAAATTGATGCAAATAATCAATCGCATAAAAATCAAATTGATTTAACACTTCCCGGAAGAGAAAAAGAAATTGGAACACTTCACGTTTTAACTCAAACTTTAAATGAAATAAAATCAATATTTAAAGGATTGGGTTTTTCAGTTTATACCGGACCGGAAATTGAATCTGATGAAAATAATTTTGAATTGCTAAATTTCCCGGATGATCATCCGGCGAGAGATATGCAAGATACATATTTTATTACTGAATCATTTTTATTACGCACACACACATCGCCGGTTCAAGTTAGATTAATGAAAAATAGCAAACCCCCGTTTCGTGCAATAATGCCGGGCAGAGTTTATAGAAATGAAGCAATCAGTGCAAAAAGTTACTGCTTGTTTCATCAAGTTGAAGGATTGGTGATTGATACTGATATTACTTTTGCAGAATTAAAAGGAACGTTAGTTTATTTTGCAAAACAACTTTTTGGCGAAGATGTAAAATATAGATTTAGAGCAAGTTTTTTTCCGTTTACTGAACCAAGTGCAGAAGTTGATATTTGGTGGCAGCCGAAAGGTAAAGAAGGAAAATGGCTTGAAATTCTTGGCTGCGGAATGGTTGATCCGAATGTTTTGAAAAATTTAAATATAGATTCTGAAAAATATATTGGTTACGCATTTGGAATGGGAATTGAAAGAATGGCTATGCTTAAATACGGAATTGACGATATTAGACTTTTCTACGATAGCGATAAAAGATTTTTAAATCAATTTAAATAAAGTGAGGAAAAAGTTTTGATAGTTTCACTTAATTGGTTGAAAGAATACGTAAACTTAGAGGGAATTTCTGTTCAAGAAATTGTTGATAAATTAACAACTTCCGGATCTGAAGTTGAAGAAGTAATTGATAAATCTAGTGAATTTAATAATATAAATGTTGCAAAAGTTGAAAATGTAAAAAAACATCCCAACGCAGATAAACTTTCTGTTTGCAAAGTTAACGATGGAACTAAAATTTATGATGTTGTTTGCGGCGCGCCAAATGTTCAAGCGGGACAAACAGTTGCGTTTGCAAAAGTTGGTGCAATTATTCCAAATGGAAAATTTGAAATTAAAGAAGCAAAAATTCGTGGTGAAAAATCTTCTGGAATGATTTGCGCAGAAGATGAACTCGGACTTTCCGAAGATCATTCCGGAATTATGGTTTTAGATGAAAATCTTAAAATTGGTGAACCGCTTGCAAAAGCGTTAAATATGGATGATGTAATTCTTGAAGTTGCAATCACTCCAAATCGCTCCGATGAATTAAGTCATATTGGTTTAGCAAGAGATTTATCAGCAATATTTAATCGCGAACTAAATCTTCCAAAACTTCAAACTGAATTTAAAATTGTTGAAAAAAATAAATTTGCTGAAATCAAAATAGAAAATCTGCAAGCTTGTCCGCGCTATTCCGGAATTGTTGTAAAAAATATTAAAGTTGACGAATCACCAAAATGGCTGAAAGATAAACTTACCAAAATTGGTTTGCGACCAATAAATAATATTGTTGATATTACAAATTTTGTTCTTCATGAAGTTGGTCAACCTTTGCACGCTTTTGATTTAGATAAAATTTCCGGAAGTAAAATTATTGTTAAAAATTTTGTTGGTGAAGGTAAATTCACAACTTTAGATTCAAAAGAAAGAAATATGTTTTCTTCGGATTTAATGATTTGCGATGCGGAAAAACCAATTGCAATTGCCGGAGTAATGGGCGGAGAAAATTCCGAAGTAACTTCAGAAACAAAAAATTTATTAATTGAAAGTGCATATTTTAATCCTTCATCAGTAAGAAAAACAGCAAAACATTTAGGTTTATCTTCAGATGCATCTTACAGATTTGAAAGAGGAATTGATCCAAACGGAACTTTATTTGCCGGATTGCGAACTGCAGAATTAATTCAGCAAATTGCCGGTGGTGAAATTATCACAGAAATAATTGATGTTTATCCGAATAAAATTGAAGAGAAAATTCTTAATGTAAGATTTTCAAGAATTGAAAAAATATTAGGTTTCAAAATTTCCGAAGAAAAAATAAAATCAATTTTGGTTGGACTAAAATTCCAAATTGTAAATTCCGATGAAGAAAAAATTGAAGTAAAAGTTCCAACTTTCAGAAATGATATTGAACGCGAAATAGATTTAATTGAAGAAATTATTAGAATTTATGGATTGGATGAAATTCCACCGGTTCAAAAAATTTCTTTATCATTGAACAAAAAAGTTGATGAAACTGATTTTGAAAACTCGGTAAAAAATAAATTAATTGCGTTGGAATTTAATGAAGTAATCAGCAATTCGTTATTGAGCGATGAAAAAATAATTGGAAGTAAAAATCCGATTAAAGTTTTAAATCCGCAAAGTACCGAAATGTCAACGCTTAGAACTACATTGCTTCCGGGAATATTAATGAATATTTCCAGAAACATAAAAGTTAAAGAAACCGATTTAAGATTTTTTGAAATTGGCGAAGTATTTTCATCAGTAAATAATAATATAAAAAGTTTTGAAGATATTGAAGAAAATCAAAATTTAATTTTGGCAATATGCGGAGAAAGAATAAGTTCAAGCTGGTTCCATAAAAATCAAGAATTTGATTTTTATGATTTAGTTGGATTTAACGATAGAATTTTATCATCATTAAATTTTAACGGAAAATTTGAAAAAGAATTTGAATGTGATGATAATATTTTTGAATATGGGTTTACTCAGAAAATTGATAATAAAATTATTGGAATTGGCGGAAAAATAAATCAAGCAATTTTAGAAAAATTTGATATTTCTAAAGATGTTTTTGTTGTAGAATATAATTTAACTCAATTCAAAACTTTTGATAGATTATTAAAGAAAAATATTCCGTTATTAAAATATCCGAAAGTGTTCAGAGATTTTAGTTTCATTTTAGATAAAAAAATTACCTATTTTGAAGTATTGAAGACAATAAAAGAATCTAGTTCTAACCTATTGAAAAATGTAAATTTATTTGATATCTTTGAAAGCGAAAGTTTAGGTATGGACAAAAAAAGTTTAGCATTTCAGTTAGAATATTTTGATGAAGCCAAAACTTTACGCGAAGAAGAAATTGATGCAGATTTTTGGAAAACAATAGAAGCTGTTAAAATTAAATTTAACGCAGAATTAAGAGGTTAAAGTGAGTGAATCTACAAAATATGATTTATTCATGAAGGAAATTGAATCATTGGAACAAATGGTTCAGGGGTATGTTGCAGACACAGAAATTGTTACAAGTGAAAAAATTAATCTTAAGCAAAAAGTTGAAAGTTTATCAAAAGAAAACGAAGTTCTTGTTTTAAAAATTAAAGAATTGGAAAAAAAATTAAACACTGCTGATGAAAAATCATCTTTAGGTGGAATTAAAAAAACAAATTTAGATTTGCAAGAAAGACAAAATTTGAAAAATCAAATTGATGATCTGATTGCAAGAATTGATTATCATATAAGATCGTAGAATTAATTAACAAATTAGTGTTGAAGTTTTAGGTACAGAATAGACAAAATGTCAGAAAAAAAGAAGCTAAAAGTAAAAATATTTGATAAAGAATTTTCATTGCTCGTAGAAAATGAAGAAATTGCAACAGAATTAGCTAACTATGTAAATAAAATTATGGATGAAACAAAAGCGGAATTAAAAGATCAGCCTACAGAAACTATTGCTATAATAGCTGCATTAAATATTGCCTATGATTTATCCGTAGAAAAAAATAAGTTTAGAGAATTTAGTATACAAGCAACTGATAAAATTAAAAAAATAAAGCTTCTTTTAGACAAATCTGATATTGAGTCCATTCCATCATAAATTTCCGCACTGCCAATTAATACATGAAAAACTAACAAAGTTCATTAAGGGTTTCTGACTCACAATGTGTATTACAGGCCTCAATCCGATTCGTCGGATTCCGGTAACGGACTAGTGGAAGTAAAAAGCATTGGGCAGTTTCCCACACTAATAAGGATGAGTTTTTCCATCCTTAGTTGGCAGTTGCGGTTTTATTTCTGTTTTTGGAGGCATTATGGATTATAGTAACATATTATTTATTGTAGCAGCAATCGTTGTTACTTTCGTTATAGCATTTGCAATCGGCTGGTTTATTCACTCAAAAATCGCATCAAATAAAATTAGTGTGGCTAAAGAAAATGCCGCAAATATTATTGCAGATGCTGAAAAAGAAGCAAAAAATATAAAACGAGAAAAACTTTTAGAAGTTAAAGATGAATGGTTAAAAAAGAAACAAGAATTTGATGGCGAAAAAAATACTAAACTTCAGAAACTGCAAGTTTATGAAAAGAAAATTGAGCAGCGTGAGCAAAGTTTAGAAAAAAAATATGAATTGGTAACAGAAAAAGAAAAAGAGAATAAAGAAATTGATAGACAAATTAAGAAACACCAAGAAATAATTGAAAAAAAATTAGAAGAAGTTGATAAACTAATTGCTGATCAAAATATACGATTGGAAAAAACTGCCGGATTAACGAAAGACGAAGCAAAAAAAATGCTGATGGAAAACGTTATTGATAAGGCAAAATCCGATGCTTCACAATTTGTAAATGAAATTAAAGATAAAGCAAAATCGGAAGCAAAAAAAGAATCTCAAAAAATTATTGTACAAGCTATTCAAAGAACTGCGGTTGATCACTCAGTTGAAACAACAGTTTCTGTTTTACAAATTCAAAATGATGAAATGAAAGGCAGAATAATTGGGAGAGAAGGAAGAAATATTAGAGCTTTTGAAGCTGCAACCGGTGTGGATGTAATTGTTGATGATACTCCCGAAGCGGTTATTCTATCGGCGTTTGATCAGTTTAGAAGAGAAATTGCAAGAATTTCTTTAGAAAGATTAATTGCGGATGGAAGAATTCATCCATCAAGAATTGAAGAAGTTGTAAAAAAAGTTGAACAAGAATTGGATGAAGAAATTCAAAAAGAAGGTGAAAATGTTCTCATTCAATTAGGAATTCATGGAGTTAATAGAGATCTTGTAAAATTTATTGGCAGAATGAAATACAGATCAAGTTACGGACAAAATCTATTACAGCATAGTATTGAGGTTGCATATATTACCGGATTTATGGCTGCAGAACTTGGCTTTGATCAACAAATTGCAAAACGTGCCGGCTTACTTCATGATATTGGCAAAACAGTTGATAAAAGTATTGAAGGACCGCATGCATTACTTGGCGCTGAGTTATTAAAAAAATATAAAGAACATCCGGTTGTAATTAATGCTGCCGCAAGTCATCACGAAGATGTTGAAATGACTCATGCAATTTCAGCATTAGTTCAAGCTGCCGATGCGATTAGCGGTGCAAGACCCGGCGCAAGAAGAGAACCGCTCGAAGGCTACGTTAAACGTTTGGAAAATCTTGAAAGTATTGCAAACACTTTTGAAGGTGTTGCAAAAACCTATGCAATTCAAGCCGGAAGAGAAGTTAGAGTTGTTGTTGAGCCGGATAAAGCCGATGATCAATTATCGGAAAAACTTGCTGAAGATATTGCTCATAAAATTCAAGAAGAAATGGAATATCCGGGACAAATAAAAGTTACGGTAATTCGTGAAGTAAGAAAAATAGCTTACGCAAAATAAATAAAATTTATAATGCCGGATTTATTCCGGTATTTTTTTATTATGAAAAAATTAGCAATAGGAATAACCGGCGGAATTGGTTCCGGGAAATCTACAGTTTCTGAGTTTTATGAAACAAAGGGATTTCATGTAATTAAAGCTGATCAAATTGCAAAAAATATAATGCAAAATGATTCTGAAGTAATTGCAAGAATTAAAAGTGAATTCGGAAATGAATCATATCTGGAAAATAAGTTAAACTCAAAATTTATTGCAAAAATTGTTTTTCAAAATGAACAAAAATTAAGAAAGTTAAATTCTATTGTTCATCCGGCAACAATAAAAGAAATTTCTGAAGAAATAAAAAAATATCACATTTCTGAAAATATAATTTTTGTTGAAGCCGCATTAATATTTGAAGCCAAAATGGAAGAACTTTTTGATTACATTTTATTGGTTACGGCTGATGATGAAATTAGAATTGAAAGAGTAAGCAGTAGAGATAAAGTTTCCAAAGATGAAATTGCAAAAAGAATTGAGAATCAAATTCCGGAGAAAATAAAAAAATCCCAATCAGACTTTATTATTGAAAACAATAAAAGTTTAGATGAACTAAAATCAAAATCAGAATTTTTCCTAAAATTATTTCAAACAATTTAATTTATAATCCTTCAAAAGTATAATCCATTCCTTGCTTAGAACGATGCGAACATTTATTTTTCATGTATTAAAATTGAGGTAAATGTGGATTTTGTAAATCAAACTATCGTATCATTTGTTAAGCTATTGCCCAAATCAGTTGTACATATTTTTGCAAAAAAATATATTGCCGGTGAAACTTTGCAAGATGCAATTAATGTTGTAAAGCAGTTAAATCAAAAGGGAATTTTTGCAACTTTGGATGTTTTAGGTGAAGCAATTAAAACTAAAGAGGAAGCAATTAAAGAAAAGGAAGAATGTTTAAGAGTTCTAAACGCAATTAGTCAGAATAATTTAAAAGCTAATCTTTCAATAAAACCAACATCGTTAGGGTTAAGTATTGATGAAGATTTTTTTTATCAGCAATTAAAAGAAGTTTTAACTAAAGCAAAAGAATTAAACAATTTTGTCAGAGTTGATATGGAAGATTCTCCATATACATCAACGACAATAAAAATATTTAAAAAATTGCAAAGTGAATTTGATAATGTTGGGATTGTACTTCAAGCTTATTTAAAAAGAACAATGGAAGATGTTAAAGAATTAAATTTAATAAAAACAAATTACAGATTGTGCAAAGGAATTTATATCGAGCCGGAAGAAATAGCTTATAAAAATAAACAATCTGTTCGAGATAATTATTTGAAACTTCTTGAAAAAATGTTGCAGAATGAAAGTTATGTTGGAATTGCAACTCACGATGAATATTTAGTAAATGGCGCATATAGAATTATTGATGAAATGAAATTGCAAAAAGATAAATATGAATTTCAAATGCTTTACGGCGTAACGGAAAGACT is a window from the Ignavibacteriota bacterium genome containing:
- a CDS encoding dephospho-CoA kinase — its product is MKKLAIGITGGIGSGKSTVSEFYETKGFHVIKADQIAKNIMQNDSEVIARIKSEFGNESYLENKLNSKFIAKIVFQNEQKLRKLNSIVHPATIKEISEEIKKYHISENIIFVEAALIFEAKMEELFDYILLVTADDEIRIERVSSRDKVSKDEIAKRIENQIPEKIKKSQSDFIIENNKSLDELKSKSEFFLKLFQTI
- the zapA gene encoding cell division protein ZapA; translation: MSEKKKLKVKIFDKEFSLLVENEEIATELANYVNKIMDETKAELKDQPTETIAIIAALNIAYDLSVEKNKFREFSIQATDKIKKIKLLLDKSDIESIPS
- the pheS gene encoding phenylalanine--tRNA ligase subunit alpha; translated protein: MKEKIEQIKNEFLQDSITISDSSSLENLRIKYFSRNGIYAQLFEEFKTLSKDEKPKYGKVLNEEKNIAQNIFDELKNKIDANNQSHKNQIDLTLPGREKEIGTLHVLTQTLNEIKSIFKGLGFSVYTGPEIESDENNFELLNFPDDHPARDMQDTYFITESFLLRTHTSPVQVRLMKNSKPPFRAIMPGRVYRNEAISAKSYCLFHQVEGLVIDTDITFAELKGTLVYFAKQLFGEDVKYRFRASFFPFTEPSAEVDIWWQPKGKEGKWLEILGCGMVDPNVLKNLNIDSEKYIGYAFGMGIERMAMLKYGIDDIRLFYDSDKRFLNQFK
- the rny gene encoding ribonuclease Y — translated: MDYSNILFIVAAIVVTFVIAFAIGWFIHSKIASNKISVAKENAANIIADAEKEAKNIKREKLLEVKDEWLKKKQEFDGEKNTKLQKLQVYEKKIEQREQSLEKKYELVTEKEKENKEIDRQIKKHQEIIEKKLEEVDKLIADQNIRLEKTAGLTKDEAKKMLMENVIDKAKSDASQFVNEIKDKAKSEAKKESQKIIVQAIQRTAVDHSVETTVSVLQIQNDEMKGRIIGREGRNIRAFEAATGVDVIVDDTPEAVILSAFDQFRREIARISLERLIADGRIHPSRIEEVVKKVEQELDEEIQKEGENVLIQLGIHGVNRDLVKFIGRMKYRSSYGQNLLQHSIEVAYITGFMAAELGFDQQIAKRAGLLHDIGKTVDKSIEGPHALLGAELLKKYKEHPVVINAAASHHEDVEMTHAISALVQAADAISGARPGARREPLEGYVKRLENLESIANTFEGVAKTYAIQAGREVRVVVEPDKADDQLSEKLAEDIAHKIQEEMEYPGQIKVTVIREVRKIAYAK
- a CDS encoding phenylalanine--tRNA ligase subunit beta; protein product: MIVSLNWLKEYVNLEGISVQEIVDKLTTSGSEVEEVIDKSSEFNNINVAKVENVKKHPNADKLSVCKVNDGTKIYDVVCGAPNVQAGQTVAFAKVGAIIPNGKFEIKEAKIRGEKSSGMICAEDELGLSEDHSGIMVLDENLKIGEPLAKALNMDDVILEVAITPNRSDELSHIGLARDLSAIFNRELNLPKLQTEFKIVEKNKFAEIKIENLQACPRYSGIVVKNIKVDESPKWLKDKLTKIGLRPINNIVDITNFVLHEVGQPLHAFDLDKISGSKIIVKNFVGEGKFTTLDSKERNMFSSDLMICDAEKPIAIAGVMGGENSEVTSETKNLLIESAYFNPSSVRKTAKHLGLSSDASYRFERGIDPNGTLFAGLRTAELIQQIAGGEIITEIIDVYPNKIEEKILNVRFSRIEKILGFKISEEKIKSILVGLKFQIVNSDEEKIEVKVPTFRNDIEREIDLIEEIIRIYGLDEIPPVQKISLSLNKKVDETDFENSVKNKLIALEFNEVISNSLLSDEKIIGSKNPIKVLNPQSTEMSTLRTTLLPGILMNISRNIKVKETDLRFFEIGEVFSSVNNNIKSFEDIEENQNLILAICGERISSSWFHKNQEFDFYDLVGFNDRILSSLNFNGKFEKEFECDDNIFEYGFTQKIDNKIIGIGGKINQAILEKFDISKDVFVVEYNLTQFKTFDRLLKKNIPLLKYPKVFRDFSFILDKKITYFEVLKTIKESSSNLLKNVNLFDIFESESLGMDKKSLAFQLEYFDEAKTLREEEIDADFWKTIEAVKIKFNAELRG
- a CDS encoding proline dehydrogenase family protein, producing MDFVNQTIVSFVKLLPKSVVHIFAKKYIAGETLQDAINVVKQLNQKGIFATLDVLGEAIKTKEEAIKEKEECLRVLNAISQNNLKANLSIKPTSLGLSIDEDFFYQQLKEVLTKAKELNNFVRVDMEDSPYTSTTIKIFKKLQSEFDNVGIVLQAYLKRTMEDVKELNLIKTNYRLCKGIYIEPEEIAYKNKQSVRDNYLKLLEKMLQNESYVGIATHDEYLVNGAYRIIDEMKLQKDKYEFQMLYGVTERLRDKINSDGHKIRIYVPYGKKWYAYSIRRMQENPEVAGHIAKSIFKFN